One stretch of Corynebacterium callunae DSM 20147 DNA includes these proteins:
- a CDS encoding DEAD/DEAH box helicase, which produces MSTITDAVSALRTLPSQSAQGLAFEKLMVNFIKSDPTLSTEFDEVHRWVDWPYNGGTMDTGIDLVAYNKDDDAYTAIQCKFYLPTTSLAKGQLDSFFEASGRTFETPEGTRSFSNRLVISTTDKWSSNAEKMLENQTIPTNRIGLSAIAESPIDWDIAYPGSELTINLQLKEPYSPRPHQQTAIEKAIEGFQTHDRGKLIMACGTGKTFTALRLSEEVARFNGNKARILFLVPSISLLSQTLKEWTAQKTMDLRPVAVCSDSKVSKAAEDIAAYDLEVPVSTDGALIAEKLEHRKRAAGLTVVFSTYQSLPAVHAAQEAGAEPFDLVICDEAHRTTGITLAGEDPSNFTRIHDASYIKAAKRLYMTATPRLFDDSVKGKAADHSAEVSSMDDEAIYGPEFHRLGFGEAVEKGLLTDYKVVVMTVDEQVAANALTVLGSTPGEELTLDMTSAIIGAWNGLAKRSGKEQDTKTGFSSSDAAMERAVAFARDIKTSQQIAESFPRVVNAYTTELEVKNDEVDEHNLNLSVACQHVDGSMNALERNSRLTWLKAPTQSMETKILTNARCLSEGVDVPALDSVIFFNPRNSMVDVVQSVGRVMRKSPGKDYGYIILPVAVPPGVAPSAALNDSRRFKVVWQVLNALRAHDDRFNAIVNSIALNEGNIKDLPVETEHTGPTSKDRDNAPYDSAESATQYVLFSLEQWQEAIYTKLVDKVGTRTYWEDWADDVADIAQAQITRIKALLDNASPTIKEEFERFVEGLRGNLNESISDDEAISMLSQHLITAPVFDALFAESSFAKQNPVSQVMQRMADALNSAELNSETEKLEKFYDSVRIRAAEVSSAAGKQAVIKDLYERFFKKAFKKQSEALGIVYTPVEIVDFILRAADDVSKKHFGRGLSDEGVHVLDPFTGTGTFMVRLLQSGLIKPEDLARKYANELHATEIMLLAYYVAAVNIETTYFGLEGERALRNGEDAPVYEPFDGIVLGDTFQMYEDDDKLDLDVFTANNDRMERQKLTPVQVIVGNPPYSVGQSSANDNNANLKYPTLDRRIEDSYVKHSTATNKNSLYDSYLRAFRWATDRIHTQGVVAFVSNGGWLDGNTADGVRLSLAEDFSEIYVFNLRGNQRTAGELSRKEGGKVFGSGSRNTVAIFIGVKRAGSTGCKIFYRDIGDYLSAEEKLGIVAKSEVPTMDWEIISPNEYGDWLNKRSVDFETWPVLGDKKNKSALKVFQTFSAGLKTARDAWCYGSTSTQIATNVTKLLRTYEQAQQRFDSWTVENGVNSPKEADVNQFLKQNPDLADSKKISWDSNLKMSLSRGDTFSFDPSSIQMSLYRPFFPQQTYFHVSLNQRRYQLPSMFPTLKHDNFGIGVVSASTRTPFSVLALNLLPNLGLFMDPVQLFSRWTWEPIETREGELDLGNALFSTTPESGVEGEILDGYRRVDNITDEILKLYQSSLGADVSKDNIFYFVYAQLHDPAYREAYAADLKKMLPHIETPTDRARFDQLVDAGKKLMDLHINYEDVEPWPIEIKAKKGADLEDRDTWKVAKMRWAKKQDPETSKKIDDHTTLIYNSSITISGIPEEAESYQLGARSAIAWLIDRYQVKTDKASGIVNDPNDWADEVGNPKYIVELIAKVTRVAVETMRIVEDF; this is translated from the coding sequence ATGTCCACGATTACTGATGCTGTATCCGCCCTGCGCACACTGCCTTCCCAGTCTGCGCAGGGTTTGGCTTTTGAAAAACTCATGGTCAACTTCATTAAGTCTGACCCCACTCTCTCCACTGAGTTTGATGAAGTCCATCGTTGGGTCGATTGGCCATATAACGGTGGCACCATGGATACTGGCATCGACTTAGTGGCTTATAACAAGGACGATGATGCTTATACGGCGATCCAGTGCAAGTTTTATCTTCCCACTACTTCCCTGGCAAAAGGACAGCTAGATTCCTTCTTTGAAGCCTCGGGACGCACTTTTGAAACCCCTGAAGGAACACGCTCCTTTAGCAATAGACTCGTTATTTCCACTACTGATAAGTGGAGTTCAAATGCGGAAAAGATGTTGGAGAACCAAACCATTCCAACTAACCGCATTGGTCTATCTGCAATTGCGGAATCCCCGATTGACTGGGATATTGCCTATCCAGGTTCTGAATTAACTATTAACCTGCAGCTTAAAGAGCCGTATAGCCCTCGTCCTCACCAGCAAACTGCTATTGAAAAAGCAATTGAAGGCTTCCAAACTCATGACCGTGGCAAGCTCATCATGGCTTGCGGTACCGGAAAAACCTTTACTGCCCTGCGTCTTTCTGAAGAGGTTGCGCGATTCAATGGCAATAAAGCTCGCATTCTTTTTCTAGTCCCTTCCATCAGCTTGCTTTCGCAAACACTCAAAGAGTGGACTGCACAAAAGACAATGGATCTTCGTCCTGTTGCCGTATGTTCTGACTCCAAGGTCTCCAAGGCTGCAGAAGATATCGCTGCCTATGATCTTGAAGTTCCGGTAAGTACTGATGGTGCATTGATTGCGGAAAAACTGGAGCATCGTAAGCGAGCAGCAGGATTGACCGTGGTGTTCTCTACTTACCAGTCCCTTCCTGCTGTTCACGCGGCTCAAGAAGCTGGGGCTGAGCCCTTTGATCTTGTCATCTGCGATGAAGCCCACCGCACCACAGGCATCACCTTGGCTGGAGAAGACCCTTCAAACTTCACCCGCATTCATGACGCTTCTTATATCAAGGCAGCAAAGCGGCTGTACATGACGGCAACCCCAAGGCTTTTCGACGACTCCGTGAAGGGCAAGGCTGCAGATCATTCAGCGGAAGTTTCTTCCATGGATGATGAAGCAATCTACGGACCCGAATTTCACCGGCTGGGTTTTGGAGAAGCAGTAGAAAAAGGCCTGCTTACTGACTACAAAGTTGTAGTGATGACAGTTGATGAGCAAGTCGCAGCCAATGCCTTAACTGTTTTGGGTTCAACACCTGGTGAAGAACTCACTCTGGACATGACCTCCGCAATTATTGGCGCGTGGAATGGCCTGGCAAAGCGTTCGGGTAAAGAGCAAGACACCAAGACTGGTTTCTCAAGCTCTGACGCAGCAATGGAACGAGCTGTTGCATTTGCGCGAGACATTAAGACTTCTCAGCAAATCGCGGAGTCTTTTCCACGAGTTGTCAATGCTTATACGACTGAGCTTGAGGTTAAAAACGATGAAGTAGATGAGCACAACCTTAATTTGAGCGTGGCATGCCAGCATGTCGATGGATCAATGAATGCGCTGGAACGAAACTCTCGTTTAACTTGGCTTAAGGCTCCTACCCAGTCAATGGAAACCAAGATCCTTACTAATGCGCGCTGTCTTTCTGAGGGTGTCGATGTACCGGCTTTGGATTCCGTAATCTTCTTTAATCCCCGTAATTCCATGGTGGATGTGGTTCAGTCGGTTGGCCGAGTTATGCGTAAATCTCCAGGTAAGGATTACGGATATATCATCTTGCCAGTTGCTGTTCCCCCAGGTGTTGCACCATCAGCTGCGCTAAATGATTCACGCCGCTTCAAGGTTGTATGGCAGGTTCTTAACGCCCTTCGTGCTCACGATGACCGTTTTAACGCAATAGTGAACTCCATTGCGCTCAATGAGGGAAATATCAAGGATCTACCTGTTGAGACTGAGCATACCGGCCCTACAAGTAAAGATAGAGATAACGCACCCTATGACAGTGCTGAATCCGCTACACAATACGTACTGTTCTCTTTAGAACAGTGGCAAGAAGCGATCTACACCAAGCTTGTAGATAAAGTTGGTACTCGAACCTACTGGGAAGATTGGGCAGATGATGTTGCTGACATTGCCCAAGCACAAATAACCCGTATTAAAGCGCTCTTAGACAATGCTTCACCAACGATCAAAGAAGAGTTCGAGCGATTTGTTGAAGGTCTACGTGGCAACCTCAATGAGTCCATCTCTGACGACGAAGCAATCAGCATGCTGTCACAACATCTGATCACCGCACCAGTGTTTGACGCTCTATTTGCTGAATCAAGCTTTGCCAAGCAAAACCCTGTTTCCCAGGTCATGCAACGTATGGCAGACGCCCTTAATAGCGCCGAACTTAACTCTGAAACGGAAAAACTTGAAAAGTTCTATGACTCTGTTCGTATCCGTGCTGCTGAAGTAAGCTCCGCAGCTGGTAAACAGGCAGTAATTAAAGACCTCTACGAACGATTCTTTAAAAAGGCCTTTAAGAAGCAATCTGAAGCCCTAGGTATTGTCTATACCCCTGTTGAGATTGTGGACTTTATTCTGCGAGCTGCCGATGATGTGTCGAAGAAGCATTTTGGTCGTGGTTTAAGCGATGAAGGTGTCCATGTTCTTGATCCTTTCACCGGTACGGGTACTTTTATGGTGCGTTTGTTGCAGTCAGGTCTGATTAAGCCGGAAGATTTGGCTCGTAAATACGCTAATGAGCTGCATGCTACTGAGATCATGTTGCTTGCTTACTATGTTGCGGCCGTTAACATTGAGACGACTTATTTTGGTCTCGAGGGAGAGCGTGCTCTGCGTAATGGTGAAGATGCGCCAGTCTATGAGCCGTTTGATGGCATTGTGTTGGGTGATACCTTCCAGATGTATGAAGACGATGACAAACTCGATCTAGATGTTTTTACTGCTAACAATGATCGTATGGAGCGACAGAAGCTCACTCCTGTGCAGGTTATTGTCGGTAACCCGCCTTACTCTGTGGGTCAATCAAGTGCTAATGACAATAACGCAAACCTCAAGTACCCCACTCTTGATCGACGTATTGAAGATTCTTATGTGAAGCATTCGACCGCAACAAATAAGAACTCTTTATATGACTCTTATCTGCGTGCTTTCCGGTGGGCAACCGATCGAATTCATACACAAGGTGTGGTTGCTTTTGTTTCCAATGGTGGCTGGCTTGATGGCAACACCGCGGATGGAGTCCGCCTAAGTCTTGCTGAAGATTTTTCTGAGATTTACGTGTTTAACCTACGTGGTAATCAGCGTACTGCAGGTGAACTGTCGCGAAAGGAAGGTGGCAAGGTCTTTGGCTCGGGTAGTCGCAATACAGTGGCTATTTTCATTGGTGTAAAGCGTGCTGGTTCTACTGGTTGCAAGATTTTTTACCGAGATATTGGTGATTATCTTTCCGCCGAGGAAAAGCTTGGCATCGTTGCTAAATCTGAGGTTCCAACGATGGATTGGGAGATCATTTCTCCTAACGAGTATGGGGATTGGCTTAATAAGCGGTCTGTAGATTTTGAAACCTGGCCAGTACTCGGTGATAAGAAAAACAAATCTGCATTAAAGGTTTTTCAAACCTTTTCTGCTGGTCTAAAAACTGCCCGCGATGCCTGGTGCTATGGGTCAACGTCAACACAGATTGCAACTAACGTTACTAAGTTGTTGAGAACTTATGAACAAGCTCAACAACGATTTGACTCGTGGACTGTTGAGAACGGGGTGAATTCTCCAAAGGAAGCTGACGTTAATCAATTCCTTAAGCAGAACCCTGATTTAGCGGATAGCAAGAAAATATCCTGGGATTCCAATCTAAAAATGTCCTTGTCACGCGGTGATACTTTTTCTTTTGATCCAAGCAGCATCCAAATGTCCTTGTATCGGCCCTTTTTCCCTCAACAGACATACTTCCATGTTTCATTGAACCAGCGTCGATACCAGTTACCGTCAATGTTTCCCACTCTGAAACATGATAACTTCGGCATTGGAGTTGTATCTGCATCAACGAGAACACCTTTCAGTGTTCTAGCTCTTAATCTTCTTCCAAACCTGGGATTATTCATGGATCCAGTCCAACTATTCTCACGTTGGACTTGGGAACCTATCGAAACGCGTGAAGGCGAACTAGATCTCGGCAATGCACTTTTCTCGACAACTCCAGAAAGCGGTGTAGAAGGCGAGATTCTTGATGGTTACCGGCGTGTGGATAACATCACCGACGAGATCTTAAAGCTCTACCAATCAAGCCTTGGGGCAGACGTCTCCAAAGACAACATCTTCTACTTTGTCTATGCACAGTTGCATGATCCTGCCTACCGTGAGGCCTATGCGGCTGATCTAAAGAAGATGCTGCCACATATTGAAACCCCTACTGATCGCGCACGCTTTGATCAGCTAGTAGATGCTGGCAAGAAACTGATGGATCTTCATATCAACTATGAAGATGTTGAACCATGGCCAATTGAGATCAAGGCTAAAAAGGGTGCAGATCTAGAAGATCGGGATACTTGGAAAGTTGCTAAGATGCGGTGGGCGAAGAAACAGGATCCTGAAACTTCCAAGAAGATTGATGATCACACCACCTTAATTTACAACAGCTCAATCACCATCAGCGGTATCCCAGAAGAAGCAGAAAGTTATCAACTAGGTGCACGTTCTGCTATCGCGTGGCTTATTGACCGTTACCAGGTAAAAACCGATAAGGCTTCTGGCATTGTTAATGATCCCAATGATTGGGCAGACGAGGTTGGAAACCCCAAGTACATTGTGGAACTAATTGCCAAGGTCACCCGCGTTGCTGTTGAGACCATGAGAATTGTGGAGGACTTTTAA
- a CDS encoding ATP-binding protein, which translates to MSIIDISTKAKLREMGAGELLTALETQDDHLTMDLPFAERIRLAVDDAYTAFTDTKVTGLIKRAGLRYPNADLRTIDLIEQRGLDRSVIAELGACSFVGNHRNIVLQGFTGSGKSYLASAIAKAACHHRYRAHVIRMPDLAEAWRMAADQPQGATKFIRKYTAFTVLVLDEWLLEKPDEHILGMLLELMERRYDATSTIFATQYAKKDWHARLGGGVHADAIMDRIVHNATWINTGEVNMREHAAAKARE; encoded by the coding sequence ATGAGCATCATTGATATTTCCACCAAGGCGAAACTGCGGGAAATGGGGGCAGGGGAACTGCTCACAGCCCTGGAAACCCAGGATGATCACCTCACGATGGATCTGCCCTTCGCTGAGCGGATCCGTTTGGCTGTTGATGATGCCTACACCGCGTTTACCGATACCAAAGTCACCGGGTTGATCAAACGTGCTGGTCTGCGCTATCCAAATGCGGATCTGCGCACCATTGATCTGATTGAGCAGCGCGGTTTGGATCGATCGGTGATCGCGGAGTTGGGGGCCTGCAGCTTTGTGGGAAACCACCGCAATATTGTGTTGCAGGGGTTTACCGGATCAGGCAAGTCTTATTTGGCGTCAGCGATTGCCAAAGCCGCCTGTCATCACCGATACCGGGCGCATGTGATTCGGATGCCTGATCTAGCCGAGGCGTGGCGCATGGCTGCGGATCAGCCACAGGGAGCAACGAAGTTCATCCGGAAGTACACCGCATTTACCGTGCTGGTGCTGGATGAATGGTTATTGGAGAAACCTGATGAGCACATTCTGGGTATGTTGCTGGAGTTGATGGAACGCCGGTATGACGCGACGTCGACGATCTTTGCCACGCAGTATGCGAAGAAGGATTGGCATGCCCGTCTTGGTGGTGGGGTTCATGCTGATGCGATTATGGATCGGATTGTTCATAACGCCACCTGGATCAATACCGGGGAGGTTAATATGAGGGAACACGCCGCGGCTAAAGCCAGGGAGTAA
- a CDS encoding GIY-YIG nuclease family protein produces MEKQSFTGKRFDVRDLESIAFVLRDEPHFRGLYRLSFATGEAYVGQSVNVVNRFTGHRRRWDDIVSLEFFPFEYSLL; encoded by the coding sequence ATGGAAAAGCAGTCTTTCACAGGGAAAAGGTTCGATGTCCGGGATTTGGAATCGATCGCTTTTGTACTTCGTGATGAGCCACATTTTAGAGGGCTTTATCGGCTGAGCTTTGCTACAGGTGAAGCCTATGTTGGGCAGTCGGTGAATGTGGTGAACCGCTTTACGGGGCATCGTCGACGATGGGATGACATTGTTTCCCTGGAATTCTTCCCCTTTGAATATTCGCTCTTATAG
- the istA gene encoding IS21 family transposase encodes MVNRIPAKRVLRLRAEGLSQRAIAASQHISRNSITAVYDAADRLNIDFEDIADVDDADVYALLFPGRGEHTSVFVQPDWAQVHKELAKVGVTLKLLHGEYTDQVLASVGVPMSYDRFCRGYERHVMVTGVDSRVGHKAARTVEVDWSGPTMELLDPVTGETRKVYLFVACLAFSRLAFVEPTLGMKQDTWLRAHVSMFEFFGGSVPRIVCDNLKTGVISHPRDGEIVLNDAYRELAAHYSAAILPGRVRAPKDKPAVENTVGHVATVVIAALRHQTFASLAELKIAIHKRITAYNAQAFQKRPGSRHSVFQEEEKSLLRPLPVVAYEISTWARRRRVARNGHVTWAKNYYSVPYIHVGEHVDLRITAQLVEVWQRDRRLASHVLLPATAINQYATREADLPEGKPWREWDRERLTQWATRVGPQTAQVVERMFESVPVDDQAVNPALAVLRLSRRYSPSRLETAASIGLASGIYSPRYGHLHPILATNRDKAGTTEVSEPDHEPAGYVRGASYYAGGEK; translated from the coding sequence ATGGTAAATCGAATACCGGCGAAGCGTGTACTTCGCCTCCGCGCAGAAGGGCTGTCACAGCGAGCAATCGCCGCGTCACAGCACATCTCACGCAACAGCATCACCGCGGTTTATGATGCCGCAGACAGGCTCAACATCGATTTCGAGGACATCGCCGACGTTGATGACGCCGATGTCTACGCCCTGCTATTTCCAGGACGCGGTGAACACACGAGTGTCTTCGTCCAACCAGACTGGGCTCAAGTGCACAAGGAACTGGCCAAAGTCGGGGTGACTCTGAAACTCCTCCACGGCGAATACACCGATCAGGTCTTGGCATCTGTCGGGGTGCCCATGAGCTACGACCGTTTCTGTCGCGGTTATGAGCGCCACGTCATGGTCACCGGAGTGGACTCCAGGGTCGGGCATAAGGCTGCACGTACTGTTGAAGTTGACTGGTCAGGCCCGACAATGGAGTTGCTGGATCCTGTCACTGGTGAAACCCGGAAAGTGTATCTTTTCGTCGCCTGCCTGGCGTTTAGCAGGTTGGCGTTTGTCGAACCGACCCTGGGTATGAAGCAAGATACCTGGCTGCGTGCGCATGTGTCGATGTTTGAGTTCTTCGGTGGTTCAGTCCCCAGGATTGTGTGTGACAACTTGAAAACCGGGGTGATCTCCCATCCCCGTGACGGGGAGATCGTGCTTAATGACGCTTACCGGGAACTGGCTGCTCACTATTCTGCCGCGATTCTACCGGGCAGGGTCAGAGCACCAAAGGATAAACCCGCGGTGGAAAACACCGTCGGCCATGTCGCCACGGTTGTGATCGCAGCCCTGCGGCACCAGACCTTCGCGAGCCTGGCAGAGCTGAAAATAGCAATCCATAAGCGGATCACGGCGTATAACGCGCAGGCGTTCCAGAAACGCCCCGGTAGTCGCCACAGCGTGTTCCAAGAGGAAGAAAAGTCCCTGTTACGGCCCCTGCCGGTGGTGGCCTATGAGATCAGCACCTGGGCCAGGCGCCGTCGGGTGGCCCGCAATGGTCATGTGACCTGGGCGAAGAACTACTACTCGGTGCCCTACATCCATGTCGGTGAACACGTTGATCTAAGGATCACCGCCCAACTGGTGGAAGTCTGGCAACGTGACCGGCGCCTGGCATCGCATGTGCTGCTTCCTGCCACCGCGATCAATCAGTACGCCACCAGGGAAGCAGATCTTCCTGAAGGTAAGCCGTGGCGGGAATGGGATCGTGAGCGTTTAACGCAGTGGGCAACACGAGTCGGGCCACAGACAGCGCAGGTGGTGGAGCGGATGTTTGAATCCGTGCCCGTGGATGACCAGGCAGTCAACCCTGCACTGGCGGTCCTGCGCCTGTCCCGACGCTATTCCCCCTCCCGGTTGGAAACCGCTGCCAGCATCGGACTAGCCAGCGGGATCTACTCACCACGCTACGGCCACCTTCACCCGATCCTGGCCACCAACAGGGATAAGGCCGGCACCACTGAAGTATCAGAGCCTGACCACGAACCTGCTGGTTATGTCCGCGGGGCGTCTTACTATGCAGGAGGAGAGAAATGA
- a CDS encoding DUF4395 domain-containing protein gives MAVFDFPNPVNEYAARCTAGLVVLLSAATLFASGDLRIILASILTFGFALRVAGGPRYSPFGRLSVHVLVPLLKKAPILTPGPPKRFAQTIGLVFSGTSLILMAFGFNVAASVVLVMLIAAATLESVFGICLGCWGFGKLMRYGVIPEDVCEQCFQKESSRTGWLVSLK, from the coding sequence CGCTGCACTGCGGGTTTGGTTGTTTTGCTGAGCGCCGCCACGCTTTTTGCCTCTGGTGACCTTCGTATTATTTTGGCAAGCATCTTGACCTTCGGCTTCGCATTGCGCGTCGCCGGCGGACCTCGTTACTCCCCCTTTGGACGCCTTTCAGTACACGTGCTTGTACCACTGCTGAAGAAAGCACCGATCCTGACCCCTGGTCCACCAAAGCGCTTCGCGCAGACCATCGGCCTGGTCTTTAGCGGTACTTCCCTCATCCTTATGGCCTTCGGATTTAACGTTGCAGCTTCCGTAGTCCTAGTCATGCTCATCGCAGCAGCCACTCTAGAATCCGTCTTCGGTATCTGCCTCGGTTGTTGGGGATTTGGCAAGCTCATGCGCTACGGCGTCATCCCAGAAGACGTTTGCGAGCAGTGCTTCCAGAAGGAATCCTCCCGCACCGGCTGGCTCGTTAGCCTGAAGTAG